The following are encoded in a window of Torulaspora globosa chromosome 4, complete sequence genomic DNA:
- the RPN12 gene encoding proteasome regulatory particle lid subunit RPN12 (ancestral locus Anc_3.580), producing MASLLDMMKSLCVAFGSQDYMSCKKLLGPIKTELIKNNLLIPDLQSKNEAYINDLAIANKFLEIGALVSIYTLDFDSFQSFFAQARVYYFCSNPRLSESENKSKLISLYLLVLLSKGEITKFHSQLEYLSRNISNLEEDELLSYPINVEKRLMEGSYRKAFDLLSSGSKVPEFDVFTETLIDAIREEIARNTEVAYESLPLVSINALLFFANEKESERFALERGWTVEHGSVYFKKEDLTDVAVEKISVIEKTLKYAINLEAIV from the coding sequence ATGGCGTCGTTACTGGATATGATGAAAAGCCTGTGTGTTGCTTTTGGTTCGCAGGATTATatgagctgcaagaaaTTACTAGGTCCTATCAAAACGGAACTCATCAAGAATAATCTACTCATCCCCGACCTCCAAAGCAAGAATGAAGCGTACATCAATGATCTCGCTATCGCCAATAAGTTTCTAGAAATTGGGGCCTTGGTGAGCATTTATACTCTGGATTTTGATTCATTCCAGAGTTTCTTTGCCCAGGCAAGGGTATACTATTTCTGTTCTAACCCCAGGTTGTCTGAATCTGAAAACAAATCGAAGCTTATAAGCTTATATCTGCTAGTTCTCCTATCAAAAGGTGAGATAACAAAGTTTCATTCGCAGCTTGAGTACCTCAGTAGAAATATTAGTAATTTGGAAGAGGATGAATTGCTGTCATATCCGATAAATGTAGAGAAACGGTTAATGGAAGGATCTTACAGAAAGGCATTTGATTTGTTGTCATCAGGCAGCAAGGTCCCAGAGTTCGACGTTTTCACTGAGACGCTGATAGATGCTatcagagaagaaattgctCGCAATACTGAAGTGGCTTATGAAAGTTTGCCTCTGGTGAGTATAAACGCTTTGCTCTTTTTCGCTAACGAGAAGGAATCCGAAAGATTTGCATTGGAAAGAGGCTGGACGGTTGAGCATGGTTCAGTGTATTTCAAAAAGGAAGACTTGACTGACGTCGCTGTTGAGAAGATTTCAGTGATCgagaaaactttgaagTATGCCATCAATCTCGAAGCAATTGTGTAG
- the HXK2 gene encoding hexokinase 2 (ancestral locus Anc_3.581), which yields MVRLGPKKPPARKGSMADIPKDLMEQIHGLEVIFSVSPEKLRAVVKHFIGELNKGLSKKGGNIPMIPGWVMEYPTGTEKGDYLAIDLGGTNLRVVLIKLGGDRTFDSTQSKYKLPDSMRTTRNHEELWAFIADCLEAFIVEQFPDGVKGKLPLGFTFSYPCSQSKINEGYLQRWTKGFDIPNVEGRDVVPMLQKHLEEKKLPIDVVALINDTTGTLVASLYTDSETKMGVIFGTGVNGAYYDVCSGIEKLEGKLPADITPDSPMAINCEYGSFDNEHMVLPRTKYDVMVDEQSPRPGQQAFEKMSSGYYLGELLRLALIDLHEQGFIFKDQDLTKLKIPYIMDTSYPSKIEDDPFENLEDTDELFSKDLGIQTTSPERKLIRRLCELIGTRSARLSVCGIAAICQKRGYETAHIAADGSVFNKYPGFKERAAEALKDIYGWKDLKPQQYPIQIVPSEDGSGAGAAIIAALTEKRLAAGKSVGVLESK from the coding sequence ATGGTTCGTTTAGGTCCAAAGAAACCACCAGCCAGAAAGGGTTCGATGGCTGACATCCCAAAGGATTTGATGGAACAGATCCATGGTTTGGAAGTGATCTTTAGTGTCAGTCCTGAGAAATTGAGAGCTGTTGTTAAGCATTTCATCGGCGAGTTGAACAAGGGTTTGAGCAAGAAGGGTGGTAACATTCCTATGATTCCAGGTTGGGTGATGGAATATCCAACCGGTACCGAGAAGGGTGACTACTTGGCTATCGATTTGGGTGGCACCAATTTGAGAGTTgtcttgatcaagttgGGCGGTGACCGTACTTTCGACTCTACCCAGTCCAAGTACAAGTTGCCGGACTCTATGAGAACAACCAGAAACCACGAAGAGTTGTGGGCTTTCATTGCTGACTGTTTGGAGGCCTTCATCGTCGAGCAGTTCCCAGACGGTGTTAAGGGTAAGTTGCCATTGGGTTTCACTTTCTCCTACCCATGTTCTCAAAGCAAGATCAACGAGGGCTACTTGCAGAGATGGACCAAGGGTTTCGACATTCCAAACGTGGAAGGCCGCGACGTTGTTCCAATGTTGCAAAAAcatttggaagaaaagaaacTTCCAATCGACGTTGTTGCTTTGATCAACGATACCACCGGTACTTTGGTTGCATCTTTGTACACTGATTCTGAGACCAAGATGGGTGTCATCTTTGGTACTGGTGTCAACGGTGCTTACTACGATGTTTGCAGCGGTATTGAGAAGCTAGAAGGTAAGTTGCCAGCTGATATCACTCCAGACTCACCAATGGCGATCAACTGTGAGTACGGTTCTTTCGACAATGAGCACATGGTCTTGCCAAGAACCAAGTACGACGTTATGGTTGACGAACAATCCCCAAGACCAGGTCAACAAGCTTTCGAAAAGATGTCCTCTGGTTACTACTTAGGTGAGTTACTGCGTCTGGCGTTGATCGATTTACACGAACAAGGTTTCATCTTTAAGGATCAAGACTTGACCAAGCTGAAGATTCCTTACATCATGGACACTTCTTACCCATCCAAGATTGAGGATGATCCATTTGAGAACTTGGAAGATACCGATGAATTGTTTAGCAAGGACTTGGGTATCCAAACCACCTCTCCAGAACGTAAATTGATCAGACGTCTGTGTGAGCTAATCGGCACTAGATCTGCTAGATTGTCTGTTTGTGGTATTGCAGCTATCTGTCAAAAGAGAGGTTACGAAACCGCACACATCGCCGCTGATGGTTCCGTCTTCAACAAGTACCCTGGATTCAAGGAGAGAGCTGCagaagctttgaaggacATCTACGGCTGGAAGGACCTAAAGCCACAACAATATCCAATCCAGATTGTTCCATCTGAAGATGGTTCTGGTGCTGGTGCCGCTATTATTGCCGCCCTAACAGAGAAGAGACTTGCTGCTGGTAAGTCTGTTGGTGTCCTTGAATCTAAATAA
- the FLR1 gene encoding Flr1p — protein MYVDSFRNTFFVDVLEYFGWTKAFNDMAMVDPNLRASSDLEALKGSAPSESSVSSENIEVEVEAEEKEKEIATAKDPFLVEFSGPDDPEHPHNWPTWKRTLVIAEVMLLTTVTYMGSAIYTPGQEQIQKEFGVGHVVGTLNLSMYVLGYGLGPVIFSPLSEFAKIGRQPLYILTFFGFAMLQIGCALVDNIAGLVILRFITGVLCSPSLSTGGATVGDTVKPDLVPVFIGLWSVGAVSAPVLGPLLGAAMVDAKNWRWIFWLLMWLASALLIVLVLFFPETSEESILYRRATRLRKITGDDRYYTAKARSEDELSIKEVAVIALYRPFKIIIKEPIVLALDLYIALCYGTFYLFFEAFPIVFIGIYNFTLVEVGLAYMGFCVGCVIAYGICLIFLSQYVAKKAARNEFSPELFMVLAMWVCFSLPLSLFLFGWAASVHWILPIIAEVFFVIAVFNLFQATFAYLAISYPKYVASVFAGNGVCRAGFACAFPLFGKAMYDNLAIDGYPVAWGSSLLGFFSIALAAIPFLLYKWGPYLRSKSSFTD, from the coding sequence ATGTACGTGGATAGTTTCAGGAACACATTTTTTGTTGACGTTTTAGAGTATTTCGGCTGGACCAAAGCTTTCAATGACATGGCGATGGTTGATCCAAACCTGAGGGCCAGTTCTGACTTAGAGGCCTTGAAGGGATCAGCTCCCAGTGAGAGCTCGGTGAGTTCTGAGAATATCGAGGTCGAGGTCGAGGCcgaagagaaagagaaagagatagCAACTGCAAAGGATCCATTTTTGGTTGAATTTTCAGGGCCCGATGACCCAGAGCACCCTCACAACTGGCCCACTTGGAAAAGAACTTTGGTTATCGCCGAGGTGATGCTGCTTACGACGGTCACTTACATGGGCTCTGCGATCTATACGCCGGGCCAGGAACAGATTCAGAAGGAATTCGGCGTTGGTCATGTTGTTGGAACGCTGAATCTTTCGATGTACGTCTTGGGTTATGGTTTGGGTCCAGTAATATTCTCGCCTCTTTCAGAGTTTGCAAAGATCGGAAGACAGCCACTGTATATTCTGACGTTTTTCGGTTTTGCGATGTTGCAAATCGGTTGTGCTTTGGTGGATAATATCGCAGGGCTGGTCATTCTACGTTTTATCACAGGTGTGCTGTGTTCTCCCTCGTTGTCCACTGGTGGTGCGACTGTCGGGGACACTGTGAAGCCTGATCTCGTTCCTGTTTTCATCGGGTTGTGGTCTGTTGGTGCTGTCTCGGCTCCAGTACTTGGTCCTTTGCTTGGAGCTGCTATGGTTGATGCTAAGAATTGGAGATGGATTTTCTGGCTATTGATGTGGCTTGCCTCTGCCTTATTAATCGTTCTggttctcttcttccccGAGACTAGCGAAGAGTCAATCCTGTACCGCCGTGCTACTAGGTTGAGAAAAATCACTGGTGATGACAGATACTATACTGCAAAGGCTAGAAGCGAAGATGAATTGAgtatcaaagaagttgCAGTCATTGCTCTTTACAGACCTTTTAAGATCATTATCAAGGAGCCAATTGTGCTGGCGTTGGATCTCTATATCGCCCTTTGTTATGGTACGTTCTACCTATTTTTCGAGGCTTTTCCTATCGTCTTTATTGGAATCTACAATTTTACGCTTGTTGAGGTGGGTCTTGCCTATATGGGCTTCTGCGTTGGTTGTGTTATTGCCTATGGAATCTGCCTCATCTTTTTGTCTCAATACGTAGCCAAGAAAGCGGCTCGCAATGAGTTTTCACCTGAACTGTTCATGGTCCTTGCTATGTGGGTATGTTTTTCCCTGCCTCTCTCGTTGTTCCTCTTTGGTTGGGCTGCAAGTGTTCATTGGATTCTTCCCATTATTGCAGAGGTTTTCTTTGTCATTGCTGTTTTCAATCTGTTCCAGGCCACCTTCGCTTACCTTGCTATTTCCTATCCAAAATATGTGGCCTCCGTCTTTGCTGGAAACGGTGTTTGTCGTGCAGGGTTTGCCTGTGCATTCCCTCTGTTCGGTAAAGCGATGTACGATAACTTGGCAATCGATGGTTATCCAGTGGCGTGGGGATCATCTCTGCTAGGATTTTTCTCCATTGCTTTGGCTGCGATCCCATTCCTACTCTACAAGTGGGGTCCTTACCTCCGTAGCAAATCTTCGTTCACCGACTAA